The genomic interval CCAAGCTATTCGCccgatatagcattactctttttttataatatatatcactgcaaaataattatattaaattttgctgtaaaaacagaaaattaagaataaaaaccATCTGACAAcgacataaataaaaatgaactataaaaaaattcaaaataaacaggaaataattttgctatttttcaagGGGCGCCAAGTAAACAATTTCACGCATTTAAATTTCCCGGGCTTTAGCCCACAGGCCTTTTAGCCATACAAAGCCCATTCCCATATTCGCCCATTCTTCGCGAAGcttctacaacaagaaaacactACACGTTTCAAAGACCCAAAGGGCCATTTTCGTAATTTCACACCATTTCCCGCGATATAAAACCCCAGCATGCCTTCTTTTCGCTTTCCTTTCATCTGAAATTCCATCTCTCTGATTTCGTTAGATCACAACCGTCCATTTTCAATCCAACGTCTGTATATGGCCTATGCTCATCCAGTTCAAAGAAGGGTCGTCGTCCCCGGTCAAGCTCCCTTGATCGTCGTCGATCCGAGAACCCTAGTCTTCTCTCCGGCCCCTCCGCCGCCGCCGGTTGGCTACCTCCCCGGAGCTATCCCAGCAATTGCGAGCCCTGCTTTCCCTGGAGTCGTTGTTGCTCCTGTTGCTTTGAGGCTGAATCCTGCTTCCTTATTGAGGATCGACGAGCAGAGGACTCACGAGCTGATCCAGGTGATTTTCTTTTTGCTcttctttttagattttttttttttgtgtagttTTAATCGATTGTGTTATTGTAGTTTATGGTGAGCGAGGGCTTGGTGCCTACGCCGGAGGAGGATATGAAGAGGCGAGATGCGATGGAGCAATTGAAACAGGTCTGATTGTGCAAATTTTATGAGTTTTTATGTCCTATTTTGGCTTAATTGTGCTCATTCGAACTCGGAAATGGTATGATTTAGGTTTGAAAATGAATCAACTTTGATAGAGAGGGGACGAAACATGTTGTTTAGAGTTGAGAGAAGTAAGCCTTTTGATGATTGATTGGGGTGCGGCAGAAATGCTGAGCTTAAGTAGTTTGATTTTAAGTGTGGAGGTTTTTGTAGCATCGAATCTGCTTGTTTGAATAGTTTATATGATTGCACAAGTTTTCGTGGAtaaatttaacatttttataacattttgCAGATTGTCTTGGCATGGATTAAGCTCGTTGCTTGCCGGCATGGGCTGCCAAAAGAAGTGATCAGTAGTACAAGTGCAACGATTTTGCCATTTGGATCATATGGTTTGGGAGTGAGTTCTCGCCATTTGTTCCCATTTCTTCTTTGAATTGTTCTTTAATGGTGACTAGTTTCGAGGCAATCTTAGATGTAAAACTTTATGTGGCTGTTTATTTGCAAGCTCTTAAACAGATTCTTCATCATTATGGTGACatgggtttatttttttcttccaggTTCATGGCTCTGATTCTGATATTGATGCTTTATGCATTGGTCCTTCTTTTGCAACTCTGGAAGTAAGTTTAATCATGATCCCGCTACTTGTTATTGTTTTGGGGACTAATTGAGAGCCATTCTGTCTAATCTAATTGTTTACATCCCAGGAGGACTTTTTTGATGTCCTAAAAAATATGATTCAGAGCAGGCCGGAAGTATCTGAAGTTCACTGTGTCAAGAGTGCTAAAGTGCCTCTCATGCGTTTTAAATTCGGTGGGATTAATATTGATTTTCCATACACTCAGCTTCAAGCTATCTCTGTTCCTGAAGTAAGTGCGCTTTGCTAATTTTAGTTCATTGTTTGTTTCAGTCTCTCGGTTTTTTCCTCTGGTCTCCGTCTTGAGTTCCGAATAAAAATCTTTTGGAAATTCCATTGGAATGAATGCCATGCTAGATTTTGGAAATAATAAATGGAGTGCTAACGGCCATTATTTATTTGGCATATACTCTACCTTAAGTACCATtctatgataatatttttggtTTCAAGCCTAGTGCATTGAAGTGCTTGACTCCAAAAActgaaagtttttaaattttgacttGATATGGTGAAGGTGTAAGAATGGATCAGCTTAGTTTTAAATTGCTAGATTTTTTTGTAACCATCAACATATCTGGGAATAaggtttacttatttatttttattgtgaaatTGCAGTTTGTTGATATCTTTGATCCCTACTTAGTTGTATCAAATGAAACCAGTTGGCGAAGCCTTTCTGGTGTTCGTGCAAATATACGCATTCTTCAGCTGGTTCCAAGTCTGAAGGTATGACCTCTGTTCTATTTTATACGTAAGATACATTGTGTCTCGGCTTTCTTTTGTCCCTTCtggaatatttatttttgtctggTTTATGTAATAGACATATCTATGTCTGGGATTAACTTGTCTTTGTATTATGCAATGGTTTGCCTTTTAAAAGGTTGAAAATGACAGCCAATTCTTTTACTAGATTCAGAGCATCTTATTATCCTCTTTGACCTTTTAATGGATTATGTTGAATGTGTATATTTTTGCAAGGTATAATGGTCTTTGTTGTTATGACACAAATACTCTAAGCAATCACATTTAGAAGAAAGGGCAATCACACTGTCAAATAAAGCATTAAGCTAAAAAAAACTGAGAATAGTTCATTGACTGATTTCCTATGaagacatttttttaatatagatttgaGAACTTACCTAAGCAAAATTTCCAAATAGAAGAAAGCCTTTATAAAATAAAGCTTATCTAGACTTTTAAACTTCTTCATAAACTCAACTTGTAATAAAATTCAAGACAGATCCACATGATTTGCTACACTTATGTAAgccaaaaattgaaattatgaaAATGTCTCTAACACCTATGTGCatgatctttatttttaaacttctCACCCTAATTAAGAATAGCAGCCCATGTTCTGTGTCACATTTGACTCGAAAATATTTATATCAGTAGTAATGATTCACTTTTTATCCATTCTTGGCCTAGTGATAATATTGTGCATTGTGCACTAATCTGgatgttttgcttgttctccCCCAACAATTATTCCAAAGTATGCAGAGGCTGAATTGTGATGCATAAGATACTATTTTCTTCAACAAAGTCTTGTCTTTTTTAATGCTGCTATAtttgtctcaaattttttaacattaaaaatcaTGTGTGCAGAATTTTCAGTCTATGCTTCGGTGCATCAAAACTCTGGGCAAGAAGGCGTGGAGTTTATTCACATGTGGGTCATATCTTATTCTTACCTCATAGTACTTTTTACCTTTCATACAAGTTGTGTCTTactttgatgaagatcttgtttGGATCATCTTTGACTTTTTGCAGTTGCTTGGGTTCTTTGGAGGAATTCATCTGGCTATCCTCGCTGCTCATGTTTGCCAGAGATATCCAAATGCCAGTATAAGTGCTTTGATGGCTATTTTCTTTGAGTACTTTTGGCTTTGGCGTTGGCCTGAGCCAGTGATCCTGCTAGATAATTCTATACCTTTCAAGTATCCAGATGGCCGTGCTCTTATGCCAATTTTGATGCCATGTAGTCCATTTGAGTGGTGCAACTCTAATATTACAAAAAGCACTTTCACCAAAATCAAGGCAGAATTTCAGCGAGGGCATTTTTTGACCAGGGTAAGTCCTAAAATGTATTATCTCTTCTGttatttttccttaattaaatcagtttttttgaaaaagccATACCTCtcatttctattatgtttcaatTTACCTTTGGTATGTAGTTGAGGGTGGCGTTGATTACTGCACTGTGGATGCAGTGGTTCTTATGTTGATATGAATTTGCCTGCATGAATTGTAACAAGAATTTCATGTTGTTTCAGGATCTTGCAAGGCCAGATTTTGATTGGACATTTTTGTTCAAACCTTTTCCTTATGTGGAGAAGTACTCTCATTTTCTTCGGATTCTCCTTACTGCTCATGATGGTGATGAACTTAGGGACTGGGTGGGCTGGGTGAAGTCACGTTTTCGCAGTCTTCTACTGAAGGTTATACCTTTAAACCTTGTTCTGGTCTTCTTTTATATTCACCTTACTTTACTTTCTTACTTTTTAGAGTGATGCTAGGACTTTTACACACATAATAATCTTTTACTCATATCATCTGCTGGCAACAACTCATACAATGCAAAGTCTGAAGCACTTCCCTGACCTCCTTATTGAAAACATCACTCGTGACACCAATTTTCTGGCGGATGCTCTTGCTCACTTTGGGAGGCTTAACCCTATGATTTCCCTCTTCTCTCAGGGCCGGGATAGGCCTCACTGGTGTGAAGACCTGTGTGCTCAGATGAACCTctcctttttaaatttttttgttttggttagCTTGTGCTCTCTTTTGCAAAAACAACTCATTCAATGCATGCCtcaagttttatatatatatatatatatatatgcaatttaaATGCCTAGAAATCCTCCCCAcaatttttttctgaaattcAATCATGTTTATTTCCtagcttttctttttggagtcttactgttttttttcttttaaaactaATCTATGTCATGCTTAATTCTGCTGCAGCTTGAGGCAGTGCAAGGATATTGTGATCCCAATCCTATTGAGTACATGGATCATAATGTGGCTGAACCAAATGTTGTATTCTATTGGGGATTGTCACCCAATGGATGCTTTTCCATTAGTGTTGACGCTATAAAGGAGGACTTCATGAAAAGTGTCAATAAGGATGATACATATTCAGCATACCAAGGATCTACATGTAAATTGGACATGTTGATTGTTGAGTCTTGCCAACTTCCAAAGTACATCCATCTTGACAAAGGAAGCACAAAGGAACTTAAGGCATGCTGGAAAATTCTGGATTACAGCAATCACATGAAACCAATCTATTCCCAATATACACCACAATATTCTGGTGGCACATAGGAGGGATCCTCTTGCAGTGGTATGAGGGATTATCCAAGAAAAAACAGTTGCGTGGTTTTGGTTTGTTTAAGttgaaaatgtgaaaat from Dioscorea cayenensis subsp. rotundata cultivar TDr96_F1 chromosome 7, TDr96_F1_v2_PseudoChromosome.rev07_lg8_w22 25.fasta, whole genome shotgun sequence carries:
- the LOC120264827 gene encoding LOW QUALITY PROTEIN: nuclear poly(A) polymerase 3 (The sequence of the model RefSeq protein was modified relative to this genomic sequence to represent the inferred CDS: deleted 1 base in 1 codon); its protein translation is MAYAHPVQRRVVVPGQAPLIVVDPRTLVFSPAPPPPPVGYLPGAIPAIASPAFPGVVVAPVALRLNPASLLRIDEQRTHELIQFMVSEGLVPTPEEDMKRRDAMEQLKQIVLAWIKLVACRHGLPKEVISSTSATILPFGSYGLGVHGSDSDIDALCIGPSFATLEEDFFDVLKNMIQSRPEVSEVHCVKSAKVPLMRFKFGGINIDFPYTQLQAISVPEFVDIFDPYLVVSNETSWRSLSGVRANIRILQLVPSLKNFQSMLRCIKLWARRRGVYSHLLGFFGGIHLAILAAHVCQRYPNASISALMAIFFEYFWLWRWPEPVILLDNSIPFKYPDGRALMPILMPCSPFEWCNSNITKSTFTKIKAEFQRGHFLTRDLARPDFDWTFLFKPFPYVEKYSHFLRILLTAHDGDELRDWVGWVKSRFRSLLLKLEAVQGYCDPNPIEYMDHNVAEPNVVFYWGLSPNGCFSISVDAIKEDFMKSVNKDDTYSAYQGSTCKLDMLIVESCQLPKYIHLDKGSTKELKACWKILDYSNHMKPIYSQYTPQYSGGT